CCAACATCAGCTCTTGATAATATAATAGCTTATGAAACAATGAAACTTCTTATCTCTTTGCTTGATAGTTGTGGAATTTTACTAGTAACTCACGATATGGATATGGCTTTATGGTGTAGTAATGAAATAATAAGGTTAGAAGATGCAAGATAGAAAAAAAGCTTTAGTTCTACTAAATATGGGTGGAGCTAGGAATAAAGATGAATTAAAAATGTTTTTAACAAATATGTTTAATGATAAAAATATTTTAACAATAAATAGCAATATTTTAAGAAAATTTATAGCTTTTATAATTACAACAAAACGATTAAATGATGCTTGGAGTAATTATGAATTAATAGGAAATAGTTCTCCTATAAATCCTTTAACTGTTAATTTAGTTGAAAAATGTAATGAAAAATTAACAGAGTATAAAACATATCAAGTTATGAGATATACTCCACCTTTTGCAAAAGATGTAATAGAAGAGATTTTAAATGATAAAATGGAAGAGATAGTTCTTCTTCCTTTATATCCACAATACTCTACAACTACTACAAAATCATCAGTTGAAGATTTCATAGATTTTTTACCATATAGTTTTGGTAAAAATATAAGATATATTGAAACTTTTTATAAAAATAGTATCTTTAACTCTTGTATAGTTAATGAAATAGAGAAAAATATAAAAGAAAATAGTGATTTTAATTTAATCTTTTCAGCTCATGGACTTCCTCAAAAAATAGTTAATAATGGTGACCCATATGAAAAACAGATGAAAGAGCATGTTGGAATTTTGAGTGAAATGCTTGAAAATAAAGGATTGAAATTTAAATCTATAAACTTAGCATATCAATCAAAAGTTGGACCATTAAAGTGGTTAGAGCCTTCACTTGAGGATATGTTGAAAAATTTTAAAGATGAAAAAGTGTTGATTTATCCACTCTCATTTATTATTGATAACTCAGAAACAGATTTTGAACTTGATATAGAGTATAGACATATTTCAGAAGAGTTTGGAATAAAAGAGTATAAAGTTTGTAAATGTGTAAATGATAGTGATAATTTTGTAGAAGCTATAAGAGATATTATAAAAAATAGCTGATATTTTAATTTAAAAGAAAAATTACCTACTTTTAGCTAAAATCCACAAAAATTTATAAAGAATGGTTTCCCTTTCTCGGGGAATCAAAAAAGGATACATTTATGGCATTATATACATGTGGGCATATTATCCCAGATTCAGATTCAGTTTGTTCAGCTATTTCATTAGCATATTTATTAAATAAAATTGGTCGTCCAGCAACACCTGCAAGACAAGGAGAATTAAATCCAGAGACAAAATTTATTTTAGATAAATTTGGTTTTGAAGCACCAGTTTTAAAAACTTCTTTTGCAGGGGATGAGCTTTTTATTACAGATTATTCAGATATTGCACAAGCTCCACAAGAGTTAGATAAAACAACAGTTGTTGGAATAGTTGATCATCATAAATTAGGTGATATTACAACTTCAGCACCACTTGAATGTTGGATTAGACCTGTTGGCTGTACAAATACAATTGTAAAAGAGATGTATGATTATCATAAAGTTGAAATTCCACAAAATATTGCTGCAATAATGATGTGTGCAATTTTATCTGATACAGTTATTTTTAAATCTCCAACATGTACACCTCTTGATATTCAAGTTGTACGTGAGTTATCAAAAATTTGTGGAATTGAAGATTTTGGTGCTTTAGGTATGGAGATGTTTAAAGTAAAATCAGAAGTTATTGGAACTCCAATTAGAGATTTAGTAATGAGAGATTACAAAAACTTTGATATGCATGGAAGTAAAGTTGGAGTTGGACAATTAGAAGTTGTAGATGGAAGTGTATTTGACTCTATTAAAGATGAGTTAATGGCAGATATAAAAAGGGTAAAAGATGAGAGTAATCTTCATACAGTAGCACTTTTATTAACTGATATTATGAAAGAGGGAAGTGAAGTTTTAGTGACTAGTGATGATACTTCAATCTTTGAAAAGGCATTTAACTGTAAACTTGAAGATGGAAAAGTTTGGTTAGATGGTTGTTTATCAAGAAAAAAACAGATTATTCCTTTCTTAGAACCTGCATTTGCTTAAAATATAAAGCCTTTTGGGCTTTATATTTTTTAAACTACCTTTAGCTTCATTCTTGAAGCTCTTTAGGTTTTTGCTACTTTTTAAGGAATCTTTAAAAAAAGGATAAAAAATGAAAAAACATTTAATACAATTTTTAAAAGATATTGGAATTGAACCAACCTTTTTAACAATGAGTATTTCAATTCTACTAATTATTACTATAACAGCAATAGCTATTCATATCATATTACATAAAATTATTTTAAAAAGTATAAAAAAAATTGATAAAAAAAATAGAAACTTTATAACTTCAAGTTTATTAGAATCAAACTTATTCCAAAGATTGGCTTTAGTTTTTCAAGGTTTAGTTGTATATTGGCAAACAACTATTTGGGTAGAAGATGGATATATGTATGAAACACTACTTACTATATCTCTTGTTTGGATAAGTATTTTTGGATTATTAGCTACATATTCGTTAATTGATAAGATTTTTAAAACACTTTATATTAAAACACAAACACCATTTTTTGCTATGCAAACTGTAATTCAAAGTATTAAATTAGTTTTTGGGATTATATGTTTTATATATGTTATTTCTATTTTAATGGATAAATCACCAGTTGCTATTTTAAGTGGACTTGGAGCTATGTCAGCTGTTTTAATGTTGGTATTTAAGGATACAATTTTAGGATTTACTGCTGGATTACAATTATCTACAAATAAAATGGTTGAAATTGGGGATTGGATAGAAATGCCAAAATATGGTGCAGATGGAGATATTATTGATATTGGATTAAATGTTGTAAAAGTAAGAAATTTTGATAAAACTATTACAACAATTCCTACTTATGCACTTGTTTCAGACTCTTTTAAAAACTGGAGAGGAATGAGAGAATCAGGTGGTAGAAGAATAAAAAGAGCTATAAAAATTGATATAAATAGTATAAAGTTTTTAGATGATAATGATATAAAAAGGCTTGAGAGGGCAAATCTTTTAGCACCATATTTGAAGAAAAAACAAGATGAAATTCAAGAGTATAATGAAAAAAATAATTTTGATTTAAGTGTTAGGGTAAATGGAAGAAGACTTACAAATATTGGAACTTTAAGAGCATATCTTGAAACATATTTAAAAAATCACCCAAATATAAATAAAAACATGACAATTATGGTTAGACAATTAGCTCCAAATGAGTATGGAATACCACTTGAAATTTACTGTTTTACAGCAACAACAGTTTGGATAGATTATGAGAATATCCAATCAGATATTTTTGACCATATTTACTCTGTTTTAGGTGATTTTGACATAAAGTCTTATCAATATAACTAACTATATTTAAGTCAAAGCAAATTAAAAAAATTGTATTCTATATAGTTTTTAAAATTTATAAAAAAGGATATTATATGAAACACGAATTAATGAAATTACCATATGCTAGTTTAGCCCCACTAATGTCTGATGAGACTTTAGAGTATCACCACGGAAAACACCATAATACTTATGTTACAAACTTAAATAATCTTATTCCTGGAACAAAATATGAAAATATGAGTTTAGAAGATATTATTAAAAGTTCTGAAGGTGGAGTATTTAATAATGCAGCACAAGTATTTAATCATGATTTCTTTTTCAATGGTTTAACTCCAAATCAAGGTGCAATTCCATCATCAGTTGATGCAGCTTTAACAAAAACTTTTGGTTCAGTTGATAAATTTAAAGAGGAGTTTACAGCTAAAGCTATTGGACAATTTGGTTCAGGTTGGGCTTGGTTAGTAAAAGATAGTGCTGGTGAGTTAAAAATTGTTACAACTTCAAATGCTGGCTGTCCAATAACTGATGGTTTAACACCAGTTTTAACATGTGATGTATGGGAACATGCATACTATATTGATACAAGAAATGCAAGACCAAAATTCTTAGAAAACTTCTGGCAACTTGTAAACTGGGATGTTGTAGCTAGTAAATTAGCTTAATTTTCTTATTATAAAAGTATGGTTTCTCATACTTTTATAAAACTATCTTCATAAAATTTTATTTTTTATCAAAACTAAATTTTCCAGCTCCAATAAACATAATAGAAATAGAAGTTAATAGATATATTAATGCAAGTTCAATAACAGGGGCTCCTGTTTTCCCTAATGAAAATAGATCATTTCCATGAGCTAAAAAGATAGCAAAAACCATTGTTAAAGCAAAAAAGAGTGATGAAATTCTAGTATATAATCCAATAATTATTAAAATAGGAAAAATAATCTCTCCAAAATATACACCATAGGCTAAAAACTCTGGTAGTCCAGCATTTGTAACTAAACCTTTAATTCCATCTATTCCATTAAAAAGTTTAAAAAAACCATGAAATAACATAAGACCTGCTATACTTACTCTTAAAATTAATTTACCAATATCTTCATTTAATACACAAGATAATTTATTTTCACAACTTCTCATAATAATCCTTTTATATAAATTTTGTGAATTCTAACTTTTTTATGATTAAACTAACTACTAATTAGTAATAATGTTTGAAAGATAGTTTAGAGTATTTATTATTTCTTGGATACAATTTAATATTATTTAGGTCTATTGGAGTATAAAAGATGAAAAATGGGATATTTAAAAACCCAAAATTAGATTTTATAGAGTTACGATATGTAAAAGATATTGAAAACTGTATAAAAATGCATCTACACGAAGAACTTACAATAACAGCAATAAAAAAAGGTTCATTAAATCTTATTTTTAATGATTCTTCAATGGAATTAAAACCAAATGAGATAGCTATTATAAATAGTCAAATTCCTCATTGTGCTACACTAAATAAAGAGTCAAAAGATGGTTATGTTTTATATTTAAAAAAAGAGTATTTAAGAAAAATAGATTTTGATTTTTTCTCATCTTATGAAATAATAAAACAAAAAAATATCTATAAAAGTTTTATAAAACTATGTGATTGTTTACTAGATATTAAACTATCTTTAATAGAAAAAGAGGAGAGTTTTTATCTATTTTGTCTATCTTTTTTCTCTTTCGAACAAAAAGAAAAAGATTTTAAAGAAGAATCAACTTTGGCTTTAGATATTAAAAAATATTTAGATAAAAGTTATCTAGAAGAGATTATTTTAGAAGAGTTAGCTTTGAAGTTTGATTTAAGTATTGTTCATCTAATAAGAGTATTTAAAAAAGAGTTTGGACTTCCAATACACTCTTATATTTTAAATAAAAAAGTTCATCTAGCAAAAGAGTTAATAGCTTCAAATATACCAATAATTGAAGTTGCACAAAATAGTGGTTTTTTTGACCAAAGCCACTTAAATAGAAGTTTTAAAAGAATCTTTCAAATCACACCCAAAGAGTACCAAAACAATATTTTTAAATAATGTTAATTTTGTACAAGATTTAATATTTTATAAAAGTTATAATATGCAAAATTAAAAATAGGAGTTTATTATGAGTGTAAATATTGTAAGAATTTTCATCTCTTTTTCTATCCTCTTCCTCTTCTAAATCTTTAATCAACCAAAATAAATTTACAAAAATCAAAATATAAAAAAAGGAAAACCTATGAGTTTTACAAAATATCAACAGTACCCAAGAATTGAGAATTTTAAAAGAGAGTGGGCAGATAAAACAATAACTGAAGCACCAATTTATTGTAGTGTGGATTTAAGAGATGGAAATCAAGCTTTGATAAATCCTTTAACAGTTGAGCAAAAATTAGAGTATTTTGCTTATTTAGTAAGAATGGGATTTAAACAAATAGAGGTTAGCTTTCCAAGTGCTAGTGAGACGGATTTTAATTTTACAAGAAAATTAATAGAAGAAAATTTAATCCCTTCTGATGTAGCTATTCAAATTTTAGTTCCAGCAAAGAAAGAGCTTATAAAAAAGAGTGTGGAAGCTATGGAAGGTGTAAATAATGGTATTTTTCACTTATATAATCCAACAAATGAGTTTCAAAGAAGAGTAGTGTTTCAAAAGAGTGATGAAGAGATAATTTCTATGGCAGTTGAATCTATGAAATATTTAGTTGAACTTACAAAAGATTTTAAAGGGAATGTAACTTATCAATATTCACCTGAAAGTTTTTCTCAAACTAATTTAGATTTTGCTATAAAAATATGCAATGAAGTGATAAATGTAGTAAAACCAACAGTAAATAATAAGATGATTATAAACTTACCAAATACTTTAGAAGCTTGTACTGCAAATGTATATGCAGATAGAATAGAGTATATGTGTAAGAATTTACAAAATAGAGATGCTTTAATTGTAAGTGTTCATCCTCACAATGATAGAGGAACTTCTGTTGCAAGTGCAGAATTAGCCATACTTGCAGGTGCACAAAAAGTTGAAGGCACTTTATTTGGGAATGGGGAACGAGCAGGGAACTTAGATATAGTAAATTTTGCTTTTAATATCTATTCCCAAGGAATTGATCCAAAATTAGATTTATCAATTATTGATGAAGTGAAAGCTATGTATGAAGAGAAAACAAATTTAAAAGTACATCAAAGACATCCTTATGTTGGTGATATGATATTTACAGCTTTTAGTGGTGGGCATCAAGATGCTATAAAAAAAGGGATTGATTTTTATAGACAAAACAAAAGTCAAATCTGGAATGTACCATATTTATTGATTGACCCAAAAGATATTAAAAGAGGATATGAGAATATTATTAGAATTAATTCACAATCAGGAAAAGGTGGAGTAAGTTTTATAATAAGTGAATTCTTTGGAGTTGATATGAGTAAAGATGAGACTATAAAATTTGGACAAATTATAAAAGAGGAATCAGATAGGTTAAAAAGGGAGTTAAATAAAGATGAGATAATCGAGCTTTATAAAAATTCTTTATTTTAGTAAGATTACTTAAGCAAAGATAGATTATAGTTATCAAAATTAAATATTATGGTGAAATTATCTTAAATGATTGAATATTACAAAGAGATAAATCTATATTTGCAAAGACTTACAGGTGACAAAATTTTAGCTAAAGATTTAACTCAAGAGACTTATACAAAGTTTCTGGAGTTAAGTAAAACAGTAAATAATATCAAAAAAGCTTACCTTTATCAAATAGCTAAGAATTTAGTTATAGATAAGGTAAGAAAAGATAACTTAATTATACAAACTTCTTACAATGAAGATGAACATTCTATTCGAATTGAAGAACAGACAGAAGAGATACTACTTGAAGAGTTAAGAAAAAAAGAGTTAAAAGAGTCTATAAAAAATCTTCCGCCACAACAGAAAAAGGCTTTTATAATGTTTTATTATAAAGGCTTAACTAGAAAAGAGATATCTTCTATTTTAAATATAAGTACAAATGCAGTTGAAAAAAATATTAGTAGAGCTATATCAAAAATCAAAGAAGATATGAAGAAAGATGATTAATGAAATTAAATAATATAGAACAACAAGCGAACTCTTATCTTATAAGGCAAAAAGAGAAATTATCACCAGATGAACAAAAAGAGTTTGAAACTTGGATAAAAGATGAGAATCATAAAAAAGTTTATGATGAAAATAGAAAATTAATAGATGATTTCTTAGATTTAGATGAAGATTTTATAAAAGAGCTAGAAGATGAAATATCAGTAAATACTAAAAAGAGATTAACTTTTAGTTTTAAATATCTTGCAGCTTCAGTTGTTTTTCTCTGTTTTATCGCCTTTGGTGGATATGAAGTAAATCGAAATTTTATCCCAAATTTTACTCAAAATTTTGTAAGTGTAGATGAGAAAGTTCTAAATATAAAACTACCTGATAGCTCTACAATAGATTTGGATAAAAATTCACAAATAAAAATAAGTTATTATGATACAAAAAGAGTTATAGATTTAGAAGATGGAAATGCTATGTTTTCTGTAACAAAAGATGAAAATAGACCATTTTTGATAAAAACAAAAGATACTTTAATAGAAGTTTTAGGAACAAAATTTGAAGTGATAAATTATGATAATAAAACAAAAATAAATGTTTTAGAAGGGCTTGTACAAGTAAGTTATATATCAAACTTTTTTAAAACTCAAACTTTGGCTAAACTAGAGAAATCTCAATCTTTTACTTTAGATAATGAAGAAAAAAATTTTACTCAAACTCAAATAAATATAAATGAGATAGCTTCTTGGAAAGATGATGAAATATATTTTAATAAAACAAGTTTAAAAGATGCAAGTTTGATATTTGAAAGGTATTCAAATATAAAAATGGAGTTTGAAAATGATAAGTTTTCGCAGTTAAAAATATCTGGGAAATTCTCAACTTTGCACTATGATAGCTTTTTAAAATCAATAGAGATGATTTATCCTATAAAAGTGGAAAAAAGTGGAAATGTTGTAAGGGTTGGAAAGAAGTAATCAAAAAGCTTCTTTTATATTTCTGGTTTATTTCTATTAAATATTTTTAGTATCTCTATAGAGTTTTTGTCTAAATTAATAATATAAGTTATAGTATATTTTTTATATGTCATATCTCTAATATTTTTATTATTAAAATATATAGATTTTTTATACTTATATGGAAAATTTAGTATCTCTAAAATTAGTTTTTCTAATTCTAAAGCAAAATTTATACTTGCACTTGGTTTATCAATAGCTATATAGTCTATAATATTTATCAATTCTATTTCAAAATTAGAATTATAAATAATTCTCATATATTTTCAATAGAATTTAAATGATTTTTTATATTAGACCATATATCTTTATGTTCTATCATTTTAATACTACCATTTTCTATATCTTCTTTTATTTTGTGTAAGCTTTTTTGTCTTTCATAAAAGTATGGATCAAGTTCCAAATTTTTATCTTTTTGAATTTGAATTTTATCTTGATATTTTTCAATAATATTCAGAAAATCATCTATAAAACCATCTTGAACTTTTAAAGTTAAAGTTTTCATAATAAATCCTACTATATTTTTATAATTCTAACAAAAAACTATAAAAATCACAAATTCTGAAATTCTTTAAAAACTGATGTCCGTTTTTTAATTTTTATTCGTTTAATATAAAGAGATACCAATTCTCAAAATAGAAATTGAAAAAGGAAAGAGATGAAGAGAACAAAATATTCATTAGTTACCTCAAGTTTATTGTTATTTTTGGGTATGAATTCATTTGCCGATGAAGTATATACTATCCAAAATAAAACTTTAAAAGAGGCATTGGAGATTATATCAAAAAAAGCAAATTTATCTTATATTGCAAATGATGAGGTATTGGAGAAAAAACATACGAATAGTATCCAAAATGTTGAAGGAACTCAACAAGCTTTAGACAAGCTTTTGGAAGGTTCGGGCTTAAAAGCTATAATTGATGATAAATCAATAGTAATAGTAAAAGTGCAAGGAGCTACAAAAGTAATAAATGGAACTTATGTTTTAGATGATGTATCTGTAAAAGGTGGATATTTAGGAAGTTCAACAGAAAATACAAATTCATATACTACGGGAAGTATGAGAACAGCTACAAAACTTGATTTGTCAATTAGAGAAACTCCACAATCTGTATCTGTTATAACTCAACAAATGTTAGAAGATAGAAAAACTGATGAATTTTATACTTTAATAAAAAAAGTAACAGGTGTATCTGTAAGTGAAGGTTTTGATGGTAGAGCAACTTATTATTCAAGAGGATTTGACCTTGATTACTACCTATTAGATGGACTTCCTGTAACACAAAATTGGTATACAATAAACAATTATAATATGGATTCATTTGATAGAGTTGAAATTGTAAAAGGTGCAAATGGACTTATGGTAGGAGCAGGAAATCCAGCAGTTTCTATAAATATGATACGAAAACATGCAAATAGTAAAGTATTTAAAGCAGATATAGAAGCAAGTACTGGTTCTTGGGATATGTATAAAATTAAAACAGATATTCAAACTCCTTTAAATAAAGATGGAAGTGTTAGGGCAAGATTAGTAGCAAGTTATAAAGATAAAGACTCTTTTGTTGATAAAACAAGTCAAGAAAATAGCTTAGTTTATGGTG
The Aliarcobacter faecis genome window above contains:
- the hemH gene encoding ferrochelatase — protein: MQDRKKALVLLNMGGARNKDELKMFLTNMFNDKNILTINSNILRKFIAFIITTKRLNDAWSNYELIGNSSPINPLTVNLVEKCNEKLTEYKTYQVMRYTPPFAKDVIEEILNDKMEEIVLLPLYPQYSTTTTKSSVEDFIDFLPYSFGKNIRYIETFYKNSIFNSCIVNEIEKNIKENSDFNLIFSAHGLPQKIVNNGDPYEKQMKEHVGILSEMLENKGLKFKSINLAYQSKVGPLKWLEPSLEDMLKNFKDEKVLIYPLSFIIDNSETDFELDIEYRHISEEFGIKEYKVCKCVNDSDNFVEAIRDIIKNS
- a CDS encoding manganese-dependent inorganic pyrophosphatase — encoded protein: MALYTCGHIIPDSDSVCSAISLAYLLNKIGRPATPARQGELNPETKFILDKFGFEAPVLKTSFAGDELFITDYSDIAQAPQELDKTTVVGIVDHHKLGDITTSAPLECWIRPVGCTNTIVKEMYDYHKVEIPQNIAAIMMCAILSDTVIFKSPTCTPLDIQVVRELSKICGIEDFGALGMEMFKVKSEVIGTPIRDLVMRDYKNFDMHGSKVGVGQLEVVDGSVFDSIKDELMADIKRVKDESNLHTVALLLTDIMKEGSEVLVTSDDTSIFEKAFNCKLEDGKVWLDGCLSRKKQIIPFLEPAFA
- a CDS encoding mechanosensitive ion channel family protein translates to MKKHLIQFLKDIGIEPTFLTMSISILLIITITAIAIHIILHKIILKSIKKIDKKNRNFITSSLLESNLFQRLALVFQGLVVYWQTTIWVEDGYMYETLLTISLVWISIFGLLATYSLIDKIFKTLYIKTQTPFFAMQTVIQSIKLVFGIICFIYVISILMDKSPVAILSGLGAMSAVLMLVFKDTILGFTAGLQLSTNKMVEIGDWIEMPKYGADGDIIDIGLNVVKVRNFDKTITTIPTYALVSDSFKNWRGMRESGGRRIKRAIKIDINSIKFLDDNDIKRLERANLLAPYLKKKQDEIQEYNEKNNFDLSVRVNGRRLTNIGTLRAYLETYLKNHPNINKNMTIMVRQLAPNEYGIPLEIYCFTATTVWIDYENIQSDIFDHIYSVLGDFDIKSYQYN
- a CDS encoding superoxide dismutase, producing MKHELMKLPYASLAPLMSDETLEYHHGKHHNTYVTNLNNLIPGTKYENMSLEDIIKSSEGGVFNNAAQVFNHDFFFNGLTPNQGAIPSSVDAALTKTFGSVDKFKEEFTAKAIGQFGSGWAWLVKDSAGELKIVTTSNAGCPITDGLTPVLTCDVWEHAYYIDTRNARPKFLENFWQLVNWDVVASKLA
- a CDS encoding DoxX family protein, with translation MRSCENKLSCVLNEDIGKLILRVSIAGLMLFHGFFKLFNGIDGIKGLVTNAGLPEFLAYGVYFGEIIFPILIIIGLYTRISSLFFALTMVFAIFLAHGNDLFSLGKTGAPVIELALIYLLTSISIMFIGAGKFSFDKK
- a CDS encoding helix-turn-helix transcriptional regulator, which gives rise to MKNGIFKNPKLDFIELRYVKDIENCIKMHLHEELTITAIKKGSLNLIFNDSSMELKPNEIAIINSQIPHCATLNKESKDGYVLYLKKEYLRKIDFDFFSSYEIIKQKNIYKSFIKLCDCLLDIKLSLIEKEESFYLFCLSFFSFEQKEKDFKEESTLALDIKKYLDKSYLEEIILEELALKFDLSIVHLIRVFKKEFGLPIHSYILNKKVHLAKELIASNIPIIEVAQNSGFFDQSHLNRSFKRIFQITPKEYQNNIFK
- a CDS encoding 2-isopropylmalate synthase, which encodes MSFTKYQQYPRIENFKREWADKTITEAPIYCSVDLRDGNQALINPLTVEQKLEYFAYLVRMGFKQIEVSFPSASETDFNFTRKLIEENLIPSDVAIQILVPAKKELIKKSVEAMEGVNNGIFHLYNPTNEFQRRVVFQKSDEEIISMAVESMKYLVELTKDFKGNVTYQYSPESFSQTNLDFAIKICNEVINVVKPTVNNKMIINLPNTLEACTANVYADRIEYMCKNLQNRDALIVSVHPHNDRGTSVASAELAILAGAQKVEGTLFGNGERAGNLDIVNFAFNIYSQGIDPKLDLSIIDEVKAMYEEKTNLKVHQRHPYVGDMIFTAFSGGHQDAIKKGIDFYRQNKSQIWNVPYLLIDPKDIKRGYENIIRINSQSGKGGVSFIISEFFGVDMSKDETIKFGQIIKEESDRLKRELNKDEIIELYKNSLF
- a CDS encoding RNA polymerase sigma factor codes for the protein MIEYYKEINLYLQRLTGDKILAKDLTQETYTKFLELSKTVNNIKKAYLYQIAKNLVIDKVRKDNLIIQTSYNEDEHSIRIEEQTEEILLEELRKKELKESIKNLPPQQKKAFIMFYYKGLTRKEISSILNISTNAVEKNISRAISKIKEDMKKDD
- a CDS encoding FecR family protein, with the protein product MKLNNIEQQANSYLIRQKEKLSPDEQKEFETWIKDENHKKVYDENRKLIDDFLDLDEDFIKELEDEISVNTKKRLTFSFKYLAASVVFLCFIAFGGYEVNRNFIPNFTQNFVSVDEKVLNIKLPDSSTIDLDKNSQIKISYYDTKRVIDLEDGNAMFSVTKDENRPFLIKTKDTLIEVLGTKFEVINYDNKTKINVLEGLVQVSYISNFFKTQTLAKLEKSQSFTLDNEEKNFTQTQININEIASWKDDEIYFNKTSLKDASLIFERYSNIKMEFENDKFSQLKISGKFSTLHYDSFLKSIEMIYPIKVEKSGNVVRVGKK
- a CDS encoding type II toxin-antitoxin system RelE/ParE family toxin codes for the protein MRIIYNSNFEIELINIIDYIAIDKPSASINFALELEKLILEILNFPYKYKKSIYFNNKNIRDMTYKKYTITYIINLDKNSIEILKIFNRNKPEI